A part of Pseudoliparis swirei isolate HS2019 ecotype Mariana Trench chromosome 8, NWPU_hadal_v1, whole genome shotgun sequence genomic DNA contains:
- the tcf3a gene encoding transcription factor 3a isoform X7: protein MDDRSGSGPWGPAEQNSPSFNQGRGYAEQGLYNEQEGIASAPMYGSGIVGKAERGPYSSFTAQPGFMPSEMPMPSPDALSPSGLKSNSQFYSSYEGSNSRRRPSQEPIGPQPKKIRKVPPGLPSSVYASASGEDFNRDNAGYPVSKAGNVFPPPFYVQEGLHPPSDPWGSARSMVQPGYSAMLGNSPHLSQHAPFTAINPQDRLKRQPLPLSPQNFPMHGSEVNGTHPSGFHSGPSSFGVPSHTPPMADPVMANQGTAPGSSGEEIGKALASIYPSDPQSNTFPPSPSTPSGSPQAVSGSASQWTRSSGQATPSPNFEGGIQSMPSKMEDRLDEAIHVLQRHASGQGVPGLAEMHNLLSSGLGLPPAFTSAALGLASRVTGLMSGHHEESAGLPSSGGLVHGHHGPTSVQPGSQPEGFTGLSGSLKRSSGSDIKREDKEDDENCSITDRSEDEIKDMKDRLGSSLDDEEDDEDLPVEVKAEREKVRRMANNTRERLRVRDINEAFKELGRMCQLHLSHEKPQTKLIVLQQAVNVILNLEQQVRERNLNPKAACLKRREEEKVSGVDPQMLGGGHPGLGGDGHM, encoded by the exons ATGGATGACAGGAGTGGGTCCGGTCCCTGGGGCCCAGCAGAACAGAACAGTCCATCTTTCAACCAGGGAAGG GGTTATGCAGAACAAGGCCTTTACAATGAGCAAGAGGGCATTGCCTCGGCCCCCATGTATGGATCAGGGATTGTTG GGAAGGCTGAGCGAGGACCATACTCGTCATTTACAGCACAG CCGGGCTTTATGCCCAGTGAGATGCCCATGCCCAGTCCTGatgccctctccccatctggCCTGAAGTCCAACTCCCAGTTTTATTCCTCCTATGAGGGAAGCAACTCTCGCAGGAGACCCTCACAGGAGCCTATTG GACCACAACCCAAAAAGATCCGGAAGGTGCCCCCTGGCCTGCCCTCCTCG GTTTATGCATCTGCCTCAGGAGAGGATTTTAACAGGGACAATGCTGGCTACCCGGTCTCCAAGGCAGGAAACGTCTTCCCACCACCGTTCTATGTGCAAG AAGGCCTCCACCCGCCCTCTGATCCATGGGGCTCTGCCAGGTCGATGGTTCAGCCTGGTTATTCTGCCATGCTGGGCAATTCCCCCCATCTGAGCCAGCATGCTCCCTTCACTGCCATCAACCCCCAAGACAGACTG AAACGGCAGCCGCTGCCCCTCTCTCCCCAGAACTTCCCCATGCATGGCAGTGAGGTGAACGGGACTCATCCCTCTGGCTTCCACTCTGGCCCTAGCAGCTTTGGAGTCCCCAGCCACACACCCCCTATGGCTGACCCTGTTATGG CCAATCAAGGAACAGCACCTGGGAGTTCAGGAGAAGAAATTGGAAAAGCCCTGGCATCT ATCTACCCTTCAGACCCACAGAGTAACACCTTCCCACCGTCTCCATCTACTCCCTCCGGCTCTCCCCAGGCTGTTTCAG GCTCTGCATCACAGTGGACTCGGTCCTCTGGCCAGGCCACACCGTCACCCAACTTTGAGGGTGGAATTCAGTCCATG CCGAGTAAAATGGAGGACCGTCTGGACGAAGCCATCCATGTTCTACAGCGTCACGCCAGCGGACAAGGAGTGCCAGGCCTGGCTGAGATGCACAATCTGCTCTCGTCTGGCTTAGGGTTACCTCCAGCCTTCACCAGTGCAGCACTTGGATTGGCCAGTCGCGTGACTGGATTG ATGTCTGGTCACCACGAGGAGTCTGCTggtctgccctctagtggcggaCTGGTGCATGGTCACCACGGCCCCACATCTGTCCAGCCAGGCTCTCAGCCTGAAGGTTTTACAG GCCTCTCTGGTAGCCTGAAGCGCTCCAGTGGTTCTGATATCAAACGAGAGGACAAGGAGGACGATGAAAACTGCTCAATCACCGACAGGTCAGAGGATGAGATAAAAGACATGAAGGATCGGCTTGGATCAAG TCTGGATGATGAGGAAGACGATGAAGATCTACCAGTGGAGGTTAAGGCTGAGCGGGAGAAAGTGAGGAGGATGGCAAACAACACCCGTGAACGACTACGTGTGCGGGACATCAACGAGGCTTTTAAGGAGCTGGGCCGCATGTGTCAGCTCCATCTGAGCCACGAGAAACCGCAGACCAAATTGATCGTACTGCAACAGGCCGTTAACGTTATACTCAACCTGGAGCAGCAAGTTCGAG
- the tcf3a gene encoding transcription factor 3a isoform X4 has translation MAAVETDKELNDLLDFSAFVSFQMFEPPVSNGKNRPTTLASSQFGGSGMDDRSGSGPWGPAEQNSPSFNQGRGYAEQGLYNEQEGIASAPMYGSGIVGKAERGPYSSFTAQPGFMPSEMPMPSPDALSPSGLKSNSQFYSSYEGSNSRRRPSQEPIGPQPKKIRKVPPGLPSSVYASASGEDFNRDNAGYPVSKAGNVFPPPFYVQEGLHPPSDPWGSARSMVQPGYSAMLGNSPHLSQHAPFTAINPQDRLKRQPLPLSPQNFPMHGSEVNGTHPSGFHSGPSSFGVPSHTPPMADPVMANQGTAPGSSGEEIGKALASIYPSDPQSNTFPPSPSTPSGSPQAVSGSASQWTRSSGQATPSPNFEGGIQSMPSKMEDRLDEAIHVLQRHASGQGVPGLAEMHNLLSSGLGLPPAFTSAALGLASRVTGLMSGHHEESAGLPSSGGLVHGHHGPTSVQPGSQPEGFTGLSGSLKRSSGSDIKREDKEDDENCSITDSLDDEEDDEDLPVEVKAEREKVRRMANNTRERLRVRDINEAFKELGRMCQLHLSHEKPQTKLIVLQQAVNVILNLEQQVRERNLNPKAACLKRREEEKVSGVDPQMLGGGHPGLGGDGHM, from the exons ATGGCTGCAGTGGAAACAGACAAGGAGCTCAACGACTTGCTGGATTTTAGCGCG TTTGTCTCTTTTCAGATGTTTGAGCCTCCAGTTTCAAACGGCAAGAACCGTCCGACTACTCTCGCCAGCAGTCAGTTTGGAGGTTCGg GTATGGATGACAGGAGTGGGTCCGGTCCCTGGGGCCCAGCAGAACAGAACAGTCCATCTTTCAACCAGGGAAGG GGTTATGCAGAACAAGGCCTTTACAATGAGCAAGAGGGCATTGCCTCGGCCCCCATGTATGGATCAGGGATTGTTG GGAAGGCTGAGCGAGGACCATACTCGTCATTTACAGCACAG CCGGGCTTTATGCCCAGTGAGATGCCCATGCCCAGTCCTGatgccctctccccatctggCCTGAAGTCCAACTCCCAGTTTTATTCCTCCTATGAGGGAAGCAACTCTCGCAGGAGACCCTCACAGGAGCCTATTG GACCACAACCCAAAAAGATCCGGAAGGTGCCCCCTGGCCTGCCCTCCTCG GTTTATGCATCTGCCTCAGGAGAGGATTTTAACAGGGACAATGCTGGCTACCCGGTCTCCAAGGCAGGAAACGTCTTCCCACCACCGTTCTATGTGCAAG AAGGCCTCCACCCGCCCTCTGATCCATGGGGCTCTGCCAGGTCGATGGTTCAGCCTGGTTATTCTGCCATGCTGGGCAATTCCCCCCATCTGAGCCAGCATGCTCCCTTCACTGCCATCAACCCCCAAGACAGACTG AAACGGCAGCCGCTGCCCCTCTCTCCCCAGAACTTCCCCATGCATGGCAGTGAGGTGAACGGGACTCATCCCTCTGGCTTCCACTCTGGCCCTAGCAGCTTTGGAGTCCCCAGCCACACACCCCCTATGGCTGACCCTGTTATGG CCAATCAAGGAACAGCACCTGGGAGTTCAGGAGAAGAAATTGGAAAAGCCCTGGCATCT ATCTACCCTTCAGACCCACAGAGTAACACCTTCCCACCGTCTCCATCTACTCCCTCCGGCTCTCCCCAGGCTGTTTCAG GCTCTGCATCACAGTGGACTCGGTCCTCTGGCCAGGCCACACCGTCACCCAACTTTGAGGGTGGAATTCAGTCCATG CCGAGTAAAATGGAGGACCGTCTGGACGAAGCCATCCATGTTCTACAGCGTCACGCCAGCGGACAAGGAGTGCCAGGCCTGGCTGAGATGCACAATCTGCTCTCGTCTGGCTTAGGGTTACCTCCAGCCTTCACCAGTGCAGCACTTGGATTGGCCAGTCGCGTGACTGGATTG ATGTCTGGTCACCACGAGGAGTCTGCTggtctgccctctagtggcggaCTGGTGCATGGTCACCACGGCCCCACATCTGTCCAGCCAGGCTCTCAGCCTGAAGGTTTTACAG GCCTCTCTGGTAGCCTGAAGCGCTCCAGTGGTTCTGATATCAAACGAGAGGACAAGGAGGACGATGAAAACTGCTCAATCACCGACAG TCTGGATGATGAGGAAGACGATGAAGATCTACCAGTGGAGGTTAAGGCTGAGCGGGAGAAAGTGAGGAGGATGGCAAACAACACCCGTGAACGACTACGTGTGCGGGACATCAACGAGGCTTTTAAGGAGCTGGGCCGCATGTGTCAGCTCCATCTGAGCCACGAGAAACCGCAGACCAAATTGATCGTACTGCAACAGGCCGTTAACGTTATACTCAACCTGGAGCAGCAAGTTCGAG